GtgaagggttatgtgggactcgctgttgtgcatacccactaaaaccccacgtcgccaccagcaatcgcccgAGGCAGGACACGGTAACAGCATATCCTTGTCCTCATCCCGCCACGGAGTATGATGAAGAAACGAGTAATGTTAAGTGTAGAAATATTTGTGGGTAATTTCTCGGAAATTcagattgaaaataaattgggACTTTTCCAAGTCCaagttttaaatcaatatcggttaaaatatttgagattTTCACGGATTTCTTTAGACTATTATCATAGGCACGTtggttaataaattgtttcgttattttttcctttttaaataacttatttaaaagcttaatttaaaaaattactttattgcTTATATTAGCACATCGCTGCATAAACATACAAAACTAACATTACAATGTTTACTACGCAAATTCAAACAATGTTCATGGGTTCACTCAAATTACAatgagttatttaatttaaccgCTCTAACTCAAAACCAATTTTAAAATGGTATGGTATATGGTTGGTGCGTTAGTCTtggctaactaagccagcctagctccttccagaagcacagaagacTCCTGGGCAtttcgcaggcttcacggagtGACCTCATTacttccaggactacgtggttGACTGATTGTCGTGCCTAGGACAAAGAGATGTTTATTAAAGACACAGTTGCCCGTATCCCTATCATTGTTTTGAGAATAGTTCTGTTGAAGCTTGATGTCGTTTTATctgttacttttaaaataagtaagaaaATCTCTTAACTTTATCGCTACGATCAAAAAGAACATAATATGAATAGGTTGTCTGCACTCAGTTTGTCACCACAGACGTCCCGCAAGCCCGGCCTCTGAAACCTTGTATTAAGTGCTCTATACTTCACTTAGGAATAAATTACttcaacattttataatatcgtGTAAAAAGAACGAGAGCttttgtagatatttttaaaaaggaaactataaagttaactttTAATTCCTCATAAATTAtgcatacctatatttatttttatttatttacttatttacacttcgttgcaaaataaaaagaatgaaacacaataccaaaaaaattataagggatgcaacgggcggccttatcgctaataagcgatctcttccaggcaaccctagttaaagaaaaaactaaaaaaaaaagaaacatgattcgtgcgagaagtgcagaaccaaatgctatataaaatatatatatatatatagtaccttaatctaaagtaatacaaaaaaaaatagactaaaaacttaaaagctagtcttacaaatacatgaacagcgaatagtgatgtgaaaggaaacataagatttatacaagtcacgattgatcaggataggataaggttaagaaatgattttacagaagagttttaaaagatgacagagaggtagccaatcgtacggagtcgggcagcgtattccacaacttaatggcggagatcGTAAATGAATTGCCTAAGAAGGATGAAGTGTGAGATGGAATTTATATGCTGTACTTTATACAGAGCAGGCTGTGTTTGTATACTCCAATCAAACTTGAATAATAATGATAGACAATTGTCAAAGTCTAATATGACTTtcagtattttctttatagataTTGACGAAGGAGTCTTTATTGCGTTaaaattcgtttttttttttattgatattaaaaaagtgcTAAAGCACTTTTGAGTCCGTTGACTTTCAAGTCTATaggtatagtccttttcatgaaagaagtcccccagacgcggcgctgcaatcgcatgacgtaatgttgccatttatgagtaaaaaatttacctattttatttgcatttagcagatgtaatttatcaaataatattattttctgcatacttcgatgaaacaatatttctgttatgtaaaaagtatatttttatttacttatattagcggtgttctacttacagggaaaagatgagaaaatagggtaaagaaaagcaatacaattttttattcagagttttattgcataattgttgggttacaatttttttcgaagtacacgccgctgttataccttcgtttgtaattcttgttacagttttctctgacacacctgcaattaaattatgaacaattaaaaataatagtaactttaagtttataatgcttatgtaatatatgttttaatttcagttacctagtttcatcacgttatgtatttattcaattttgtcgcaaaaacgaatttatatcataaaagtcccatcaatacagcaaaaaactattaaatggcaactctaaaaagtatctgttatggcggcaactctcttccgaacattgtttagtggtattaaaacaccttgattcttatgttccgcttcacagaactctttcacctttaatatcatttctcgagccgaactttttacaacttttggcattgtaatcaatctttaaaatgcactaagctagttaaaaattcacaaaaatctaccacaacaaacgaacttgataatatagacgaatgacaacattgccgacctgtcaaatttagttccaaaaatcaccgcgggacttctttcatgaaaagcactatataTTGCACTATatcactatattattatatagtccAACAGAATTTCGCCAAATAATTTTCGCCACAGTAATTTAGTAACTATTTTGTACTTTATATGACAGATACTagttatagataataaatacaattaagaataatttaagaacaaagtgaaatttaaaaaataattgcaacATGCGTTACTGTGATTTATGTGTAGGAGCTTTCGATGATCTCAAttaactgtatattttttctcaTCCTTTTTCCTGTCACTTCGCACAACAAATGTTATTGTACGTCAAACCGTGTCAAGTTGAAGTTGTCAACACTATTCATAcaagatttattataatatttaagaattattgttttcgtaaattccataaaaaaatcattattcaacacaaatgtaacaaacattttaatggACGACGAGGAAAAATCTCAACCAGAACGCATCGGAAGTAATCAAGAAGaatgtactaaaaatatattagagaAACCTATATCACCTGAACAAAATGACGCTGGCCCTTCGAGAATTTTTGCTTTACCGGGATCGGTATCCCCACCTCACAACTCAAAACTTCATCTCAATAACTCAGGCAGATCGAAGTCCGAACACAACATTCGGAACATAACTCCCGAAGACTTAACCAACGCACTCAAACTAACTTCCCTAAGCTCCGAGCCGAAAAATCCACttcaaaacataaattttaggGAACTACACATTCCTATTCTAGATAAAATAGAGAAAGACGACAATTCAGCCACGCTTATCGAACTAAAGAAATTTATGGCGTcttgttttaaacataaagtTAGTCAAGATAGATTGAACCAAAGCGTTGCAATAACGAATGATGTTGTTCTGAACATTCCAAATGCAACTTGCACAACTAAAGTTCCAAACGAAGTTACAGTAGATCCCAAGCAATCTAAGGAAAGAAAGAAGTCTGGTTCTGATAAACCTGAGTTTGTAACTCAAAGGGACTCTCTTTCGAGTATTGGCTCAAATGTTTGTAGAATTTGCATGACAAGAGGACGTGAGAGGTTAGAAAGTTAGACAATAAAGTTCAATACAAATTGTATCGGAAGGGTCTGAAACTTCGCAAAGATCGCTTTGCCTAATTTTGATGTATTCATCCGTTGAGGATTTGTTTGGTGTTTGCATAAACTTTGCGGCTTGGagcttaatttaataataggcTTTGgataaacattgttttaatagTCGATTTAGTAAATTTGAAAgggattaaaatataaaaacatttgcgTAATTCGTCACGCGATATAAGATTTAATCCcaaaaatgcatttaaatttagtatttaaGCGAGAATCCTAAAAAACTTACTTTTCcgtttatgttaataaaaggaattataataatttaaatgtccaAAGTTTaccaaaaatatgtaataattattatctttaaatagATTGTTAAGATGTTTATTCAATCTAATATAATCATGAAAATTGCATTCAAAGCATTctagacgactcattggtctagtggttgaTACCCCTGACttcgaatccatgggtcccgggttcggaCAAAcgtcgatgtgatgagcatttggtgttgtgcttaagtcttgggtgtttaaatatgtatttatatgtctatctatctataatatgtatgtatatccccatacccataacacaagcttcaccagcttagcattggactaggtcaattggtgtgaattgtccagtcatattattattaaaaaaaacagatcagtagtattgtagaaaattgcGCCATACATGCTCTTTTGTTGAATCGTTAAAAAAGTAGGTCACTAAACCGTTCGTTGTTTTCAGGTTAATATCTCCGTGCAATTGCAAGGGCTCTTTAGCAAATGTGCACTTATCTTGCCTGGAGAGGTGGCTCAATCAAGTTGGAAGGAATCATTGCGAACTCTGCGGATTCAGGTATTACAATAGTTTCATTTCAAAAGAGCTGAGGTGGTTTGGTTCCGTCACTACTTTTAATTGAGAACTATCGTCTGTATTCTACCTTGCGAttcgatttaaaatatttgttacgaGTTATAGATTTGTCTATTGGTATTAAGCGTATAtgacttaaatttttatgtcaGTGACATCAGTTTTTTACCTAAACCAGCCTTGCGGCGATTCTGTAAcacacttttcgaactctcacagccgttttcgcagcggcggtcgcgctcaaatcagtcgtaaagcagtcattttacgatttggcattctgataaacaataaactacaacctCCCTCCTTGTCATATACGCTTTATACCAATAGACAAATCTATAACTCGtaacaaatgttttaaatacagaaCGTGCGCGTTAAACAAACtttcatatatattacatttaatgtGAACAAAATTATCTACATTTTGTGTGTTCAAATTGATAAGAATATACTGAAGTattgttaaaacaatttttgtgtAATGATGTGCTTGTTATCTGGggtatatacaaaataactaCGTAGCCTTTTACAGTTTAATCTGTATCTTTTAGCTGatctaatttaaaagtttagaaaat
This genomic stretch from Pieris napi chromosome 19, ilPieNapi1.2, whole genome shotgun sequence harbors:
- the LOC125059413 gene encoding E3 ubiquitin-protein ligase MARCHF2-like isoform X3, which codes for MDDEEKSQPERIGSNQEECTKNILEKPISPEQNDAGPSRIFALPGSVSPPHNSKLHLNNSGRSKSEHNIRNITPEDLTNALKLTSLSSEPKNPLQNINFRELHIPILDKIEKDDNSATLIELKKFMASCFKHKVSQDRLNQSVAITNDVVLNIPNATCTTKVPNEVTVDPKQSKERKKSGSDKPEFVTQRDSLSSIGSNVCRICMTRGRERLISPCNCKGSLANVHLSCLERWLNQVGRNHCELCGFSYPAIRTPRYTVLQALRLWFGNPRNRSHLQSDCLIFWLLSTVTAGLLAVCIVGTQYFVIEGNKFDRLRFITGIPHRITETAMDFFMAIVLCGYSVTVYLLWKDHYVMWNRWRRANVNVRLLLSPDANPVPFVPRPRYNIV
- the LOC125059413 gene encoding uncharacterized protein LOC125059413 isoform X1: MDDEEKSQPERIGSNQEECTKNILEKPISPEQNDAGPSRIFALPGSVSPPHNSKLHLNNSGRSKSEHNIRNITPEDLTNALKLTSLSSEPKNPLQNINFRELHIPILDKIEKDDNSATLIELKKFMASCFKHKVSQDRLNQSVAITNDVVLNIPNATCTTKVPNEVTVDPKQSKERKKSGSDKPEFVTQRDSLSSIGSNVCRICMTRGRERLISPCNCKGSLANVHLSCLERWLNQVGRNHCELCGFSYPAIRTPRYTVLQALRLWFGNPRNRSHLQSDCLIFWLLSTVTAGLLAVCIVGTQYFVIEGNKFGKLDAARKDEDRLRFITGIPHRITETAMDFFMAIVLCGYSVTVYLLWKDHYVMWNRWRRANVNVRLLLSPDANPVPFVPRPRYNIV
- the LOC125059413 gene encoding E3 ubiquitin-protein ligase MARCHF2-like isoform X2, with amino-acid sequence MDDEEKSQPERIGSNQEECTKNILEKPISPEQNDAGPSRIFALPGSVSPPHNSKLHLNNSGRSKSEHNIRNITPEDLTNALKLTSLSSEPKNPLQNINFRELHIPILDKIEKDDNSATLIELKKFMASCFKHKVSQDRLNQSVAITNDVVLNIPNATCTTKVPNEVTVDPKQSKERKKSGSDKPEFVTQRDSLSSIGSNVCRICMTRGRERLISPCNCKGSLANVHLSCLERWLNQVGRNHCELCGFSYPAIRTPRYTVLQALRLWFGNPRNRSHLQSDCLIFWLLSTVTAGLLAVCIVGTQYFVIEGNKFGKLDAARKDEGIPHRITETAMDFFMAIVLCGYSVTVYLLWKDHYVMWNRWRRANVNVRLLLSPDANPVPFVPRPRYNIV
- the LOC125059413 gene encoding E3 ubiquitin-protein ligase MARCHF2-like isoform X4, which produces MDDEEKSQPERIGSNQEECTKNILEKPISPEQNDAGPSRIFALPGSVSPPHNSKLHLNNSGRSKSEHNIRNITPEDLTNALKLTSLSSEPKNPLQNINFRELHIPILDKIEKDDNSATLIELKKFMASCFKHKVSQDRLNQSVAITNDVVLNIPNATCTTKVPNEVTVDPKQSKERKKSGSDKPEFVTQRDSLSSIGSNVCRICMTRGRERLISPCNCKGSLANVHLSCLERWLNQVGRNHCELCGFSYPAIRTPRYTVLQALRLWFGNPRNRSHLQSDCLIFWLLSTVTAGLLAVCIVGTQYFVIEGNKFGIPHRITETAMDFFMAIVLCGYSVTVYLLWKDHYVMWNRWRRANVNVRLLLSPDANPVPFVPRPRYNIV